CAAGGCCGGATCGATTTCCGCCAGGTCGCGCACCTTCGAGACGATCGAGGACAGATGCGTGATCATGGCCTCGTCCGATTCGGACAGCGCGCCGAGCGCGCCTTGCACGCCGTCGATCAGATTGGCCGAATGCGACAGCCGCCGATGCTCGGTGTTGACCTCTTCCCACTCGCCCGGCTGCGGCGCGAGCTTGTCCAGTTCGGTGAGCTGCCACGCGAGGCGCTCGCGTTCCAGTTGCAGTTCACGGTCACGCGTTTGCGCGTGCTCGACCGCCTGAACCTTCTCGCGCCATGTGCGCCATGCCCGCGTGACGGTTGCCGCGGTGTCCGACAGGCCCGCGTGGGTGTCGAACAGTTCGCGTTGCGCGTCGGGACGCATCAGCAACTGGTGCGCGTGCTGGCCATGAATATCCACCAGCATTTCGCCGACCTCGCGCAACTGCGCGAGCGTCGCCGCGGTGCCGTTGATAAAGGCGCGCGAGCGGCCGTTGGCATCCACCACGCGCCGCAGCATTACCGTGCCGCCGTGATGGCCGTCGTCGCCGGTCGTGCCGAGCGCCTGCTCGTCGAGCCATTGCTCGACCTGCGCGTGGGTCTCGAACTCCGCGGTGAGGTCGGCGCGGCTTTCGCCAGTGCGCACGACGTTCGCATCGGCGCGGGCGCCGAGCGCGAGCGCCAACGCGTCGATCAGGATCGACTTGCCGGCGCCGGTTTCGCCGGAGAAAACACTAAAGCCGCTGTCGAATTCGAGATCGAGCGCGGCGACGATGACGAAGTCGCGTATCGAGAGGTGGCGAAGCATGGAGGTCGTCTGGTGAGCTTGATGTTCGGGTTTCGGCAGCGGCGGCGTTCGCGTTCCGGTGTCCTTGCCGCTCAGGGCTTGGGGTCTTCTTCGTGCGACGGGTATTCGTTCCAGTGCAGCTTCTTGCGCAACGTGGCGAAGTAGCTATAGCCGACGGGATGCAGCATCGGCACCGTATGACGCGAGCGGCGCACTTCGATCGTGTCGCTCAATTCGAGCGACGTGAACGACTGCATGTCGAAATTGACGTTCACTTCGCGCCCCGAGACGATCTGGATGCTCACCTTCGAGTCGTCCGGCAGCACGATCGGCCGGTTCGATAGCGCGTGCGGCGCGATCGGCACGAGCACGATGCCCTGCAATTGCGGATGCAGAATCGGCCCTTGCGACGAAAGCGCGTAGGCGGTCGAGCCGGTGGGCGTGGCCACGATCAGACCGTCCGAGCGCTGGTTGTACATGAAGCGGCCGTCCACCGAGACATGCAGTTCCGCCATGCCCGAGAAGCCGCTGCGGTTGACTACCACGTCGTTGAAGGCCAATGCGTGATAGATCGGATTGCCGCCGCGCATGATGCGCGCTTCGAGCAGCACGCGTTCTTCGCGCTCGAAATTGCCGGACAGCATTTGCGGCACGATCTCGCGCATGTCGGAGATCGGAATGTCGGTAATGAAGCCGAGCCGCCCGTGGTTGATGCCGATCAGCGGCGTGCGGTAAGGCGCGAGTTGGCGGCCGATGCCGAGCATGGTGCCGTCGCCGCCCAGCACGACCGCAACGTCGGCGCGCGCGCCGATCTCGGCGGGACGCAGCGCCGGATAGTCGGTGACGCCGATCTCGGCGGCGGTGTCGGCTTCGAATACGACCTCGAAGCCGCGCTTCGCGATGCACGAGGCGAGCGCGGTCAACGGCTCGGCGATGCCCGGCGTATTGTTGCGCCCGACGAGCGCGACGGTCTTGAACTGGCTGGTCACTTGCATGCCGGCATTACACCATAGGTAGGGCCTGAAAAGAACCGCAGACAGACCCGGTAGCGGGCCGGCGCGCGCGGGCCGTCAGCGCATCTCGCGATTATCGTTAGAATGGTGAAGCCTTGATGACATGTGCGCCGGTTAAAGTGCGGCGGGGTGCCGGCAGCCGGGCCGCCCAGAAGGTGGCCCGCGAAGCGCTGGGCGGAACGCCGGCAAGTGTGCCGGACCGAAGGCAATGCGCCGCCTTGGCAAGCGGCGGCGCGTTCGTCAGGGATGGGCGCCCCTAGCGCTCGCGGTAGTCGTGCCATTGAGCTAAAATTTTCCGTCATGCTAGATCCTCGCGCACAAACCCTCCTCAAAACGCTGATCGAGCGCTACATCGCCGAAGGTCAGCCGGTCGGCTCGCGCACGTTGTCGCGCTATTCGGGCCTCGAACTGAGTCCCGCAACGATCCGCAACGTGATGTCCGACCTCGAGGACTTGGGGCTCGTGATCAGTCCGCATACTTCCGCGGGCCGCATTCCCACGCCGCGCGGCTACCGCCTGTTCGTGGACACCATGCTCACAGTGGAGTCCGCCGCGGACGAAGAAGCCGTGACGCGTACCGTCAAGACTACCCTGCAGGCAGGCGAGCCGCAGAAAATCGTGGCGGCGGCGGCCAGCGTGCTGTCTAACCTGTCGCAGTTCGCCGGTGTGGTGCTCACGCCGCGGCGCAGCCACGTGTTCAAGCAGATCGAGTTCATGCGTTTGTCGGACAAGCGCATTCTGCTGATCATCGTCACGCCGGAAGGCGACGTGCAGAACCGCATCATGGCGACCCAGCGCGATTTCTCGCCCTCGCAACTGGTCGAAGCGTCCAACTACATCAACGCGCACTTCGCGGGCCTTTCGTTCGACGACGTGCGGCGCCGCCTGCGCGAAGAAATCGACGAACTGCGCGGCGACATGACCACGCTGATGCACGCCGCCGTCACGGCCAGCACGGACGAATCCGACACGGGCGAAACCGTGCTGATTTCCGGTGAACGCAATCTGCTCGAAGTAGCCGACCTTTCGTCCGACATGGCGCGCCTGCGCAAGCTGTTCGATGTGTTCGACCAAAAGACCAGTCTCCTTCAATTGCTCGACGTATCGAGTCACGCGGCGGGTGTGCAGATTTTCATCGGCGGCGAGTCGAATCTCGTTCCCATCGAGGAAATGAGCGTGGTGACCGCGCCGTATGAGGTGAACGGAAAGATCGTCGGCACGCTGGGCGTGATCGGACCGACCCGCATGGCCTACAACCGCGTGATTCCGATTGTGGATATCACCGCACGCCTGCTCTCGCTGACCCTCAGTCAGCAATAGAGCCGTTCATTCCAGGCTGCGATGCATCCTCACGCAAATGATGCGTGACTGCGCGCGGCTTGCCAATTGGCCGAATGGCCAGGGGTGTCCGGCGGACCGGGGCACGAACCACGCCGTTATAATGAATCTCACCTGAACCGACATTCCGCCCAAACCGGTTACCCCTGCTGCCTATGCGCTTCGACCTCGAGCGGCCCTCACAGAACGCCACATCACACCGTGTCGCCGTGCTGCTGATCAATCTCGGCACACCCGACGCGCCGACGCCGCGTGCGGTCCGCCGCTATCTCGCGCAGTTTCTGTCCGATCCGCGCGTGGTCGAAATTCCGGCGCTGCTCTGGCAGATCATTCTGCGTCTGCTGATTCTGCCGTTCCGGGGCGTCGCTTCCGCCAAGAAGTA
The nucleotide sequence above comes from Paraburkholderia aromaticivorans. Encoded proteins:
- a CDS encoding NAD kinase, which gives rise to MQVTSQFKTVALVGRNNTPGIAEPLTALASCIAKRGFEVVFEADTAAEIGVTDYPALRPAEIGARADVAVVLGGDGTMLGIGRQLAPYRTPLIGINHGRLGFITDIPISDMREIVPQMLSGNFEREERVLLEARIMRGGNPIYHALAFNDVVVNRSGFSGMAELHVSVDGRFMYNQRSDGLIVATPTGSTAYALSSQGPILHPQLQGIVLVPIAPHALSNRPIVLPDDSKVSIQIVSGREVNVNFDMQSFTSLELSDTIEVRRSRHTVPMLHPVGYSYFATLRKKLHWNEYPSHEEDPKP
- the hrcA gene encoding heat-inducible transcriptional repressor HrcA; this encodes MLDPRAQTLLKTLIERYIAEGQPVGSRTLSRYSGLELSPATIRNVMSDLEDLGLVISPHTSAGRIPTPRGYRLFVDTMLTVESAADEEAVTRTVKTTLQAGEPQKIVAAAASVLSNLSQFAGVVLTPRRSHVFKQIEFMRLSDKRILLIIVTPEGDVQNRIMATQRDFSPSQLVEASNYINAHFAGLSFDDVRRRLREEIDELRGDMTTLMHAAVTASTDESDTGETVLISGERNLLEVADLSSDMARLRKLFDVFDQKTSLLQLLDVSSHAAGVQIFIGGESNLVPIEEMSVVTAPYEVNGKIVGTLGVIGPTRMAYNRVIPIVDITARLLSLTLSQQ